TCCATTAAAGAAAAGTAATCCTCTTTATTGTCCAAATCCTTGGTTGTTAGGACGCCAAGATTATGCAACATCAGTGAATCCGCCCCGATTTCTTTTCGAATGACGTCAGTTAGTTTAGAAGAGACGTTTTGTTCGAATAATACATATTTCAAGTCCTGCGTTTTTGCGTATTCAACAAGAGAAGCTAGTTGCTTCTGTGAAGGTTCACTTTGTGAATTTAACCCGGCAACGGCAACTTGTTTAAGTCCATACGTATCAGCGATATAACCGAAAGCTGCGTGTGAGACGAAAAATGTTTTTATGGGGGCATTCGAAGCCATGTCTTTAAACTTTTGGTCGAGTTCGAGTAAGTCTTTTTTTAGCGTTTCAAAGTTTTGCTCAAACGTATCCTTTTTTTCGGGAGATGCTTCGATAAGCGAGTCTTTAATTGTTGTTGCAAGTTCTATACTTAATATTGGTGAAATCCACACATGGGGGTCGAATTCACCGTGCTCATGGTCATCATGTGCTTCTTCGGCTTCGTTATGTTCATCATGTACTTCTTCAGCCTCTTCATGCGAATCATGTACTTCCTCAGCCTCGTCATGTAAATCATGTACAACGTCATCATTCACATTGCCAAGCAACTCCTTGGAGATATTGTCAGCAACCGCTATCATTTTGACGTGTTCACTTTTCATTGTCTCTTCAGCACCCTCTACAAACCCTTCAAGCCCAAGTCCGATATAAAAGAATAAATCCGAATCAGCAAGTGCCATCATATCATTTTGTGTAGGGGTAAATGTATGCTCATCGGCCCCGGGTGGATAAATAGAATGTACATCAACCGTGTCTCCACCAATCCTTTCTGTGAAATATTGAAGCGGATATGCAGTTGTATAGACAGACAAGATGTCTTCACTACTTTCGGGCTCCACTTTTTCTTTTACGTTTTCTTTTACTTGCTCTTTGTTACCGCATGCTGTGAGCAATGATAAAACAATTACTGATAGAGTAGCAAGAAACCACTTACTCATTGAATCAATTCCTCCTTCATTTCCCTAAATCGTAATGATTACGTTTTGGTTGTTTTTTTATCATACAAGCAAGTTTTATAATTTGCAACTGTATTTTTTTATAATACTTATTATTTCTTATTTTATATCATTGAGAAACAGAGCAACTATTGGACCCTTAAAACACCAATGATATTTCACTTATGTCAGTAAGTGCTACTGTTACTTCTAAGTTCGGCACTTGCAGCCTATAGACTACGCACATTCGGGGCGCACAAAAAAAGCAACCCAACCCGTGTGATTTAAGGTTGAACTGCTTTTCAAATTAAATTAAATTAAAGATACATTTGACTTACTTCATACCGCCCAAGGAGTCCGGGCTATTACACTCGGATATCTACTAGCTGATTTTGTTCTATGTCAGAATCCTTCAAATTTATTTAGTAGTTATTAACACATCCTGACATAGTTTCTTTTGACGTTTGAGGATGACATTCATCTACAGCATCCTTTTTAACAGATATCCATTTATCACGCTTAAATTGTATAGCTAATACTACAGCCCTAAAAGCAATATCTATTCCAATTGCAATCCATACACCTAGGAGTCCCCATCCAAGTTGAATGCCTAATACATACACAAGTAATGTTCTAATTCCCCACATACCAGCGGCTGTCAAGTACATTGGAAACTTCGTGTTATTCGCTCCCTGAAATGCACCGGTAAGAATGAGTAATAAAGCGAGAAATGGTTGGAATATACCCGATACTTTCAAGGAGGTTCCGATATTTTCAATTACCTCAGTATCATTCGTAAATAAGCTGCCCGCCCAGTTTCCTAAAGTGAAAAGCAAAACGCCTATAATGGTCATTAAGCAAATACCAATCCCTGTACAAAGAACTGCATATTTTTTTGCTTCGCCTATATTCCCTGCACCAATTTGCTGTCCTACAAGAATAGTTGCCGCGGTTGCAAAGCCGTAGCCAATCATATAGGATAAAACCTCCACGTTCCCTGCAATTTGATGAGCCGCAAATACATTTGTACCAAGTGCGACAATGAATCCAAAGTAAACGATTTGTCCAATCCTCATGACTAGCCTTTCACCAGAAGCGGGGCCTCCGAGAGTTACCAATTCCCTTATGTGTTGTTTATCTGGTTTCCAATAATCTTTCCTAA
This window of the Sporosarcina ureae genome carries:
- a CDS encoding metal ABC transporter solute-binding protein, Zn/Mn family, with the protein product MSKWFLATLSVIVLSLLTACGNKEQVKENVKEKVEPESSEDILSVYTTAYPLQYFTERIGGDTVDVHSIYPPGADEHTFTPTQNDMMALADSDLFFYIGLGLEGFVEGAEETMKSEHVKMIAVADNISKELLGNVNDDVVHDLHDEAEEVHDSHEEAEEVHDEHNEAEEAHDDHEHGEFDPHVWISPILSIELATTIKDSLIEASPEKKDTFEQNFETLKKDLLELDQKFKDMASNAPIKTFFVSHAAFGYIADTYGLKQVAVAGLNSQSEPSQKQLASLVEYAKTQDLKYVLFEQNVSSKLTDVIRKEIGADSLMLHNLGVLTTKDLDNKEDYFSLMEYNIETLSKALSNK
- a CDS encoding MATE family efflux transporter — protein: MKNNDVTIPVSKSSKDKIKIILVLALPAVIENLFQTILGFVDTYFVSKIGLAEVSAVGVTNALLAIYFALFMAIGIAANVRIANFIGAKQPEKARHIAQQSVILAILFGILTGIITIFFAEPLLKLMGIEDNVLKPGIIYFKIVAVPSVFMSLMFVLSAVLRGAGDTRAPMKASILINIVNGVLDYILILGFWIIPEMGITGAAIATVVSRIIGSIILFYYIKRTPVLAFRKDYWKPDKQHIRELVTLGGPASGERLVMRIGQIVYFGFIVALGTNVFAAHQIAGNVEVLSYMIGYGFATAATILVGQQIGAGNIGEAKKYAVLCTGIGICLMTIIGVLLFTLGNWAGSLFTNDTEVIENIGTSLKVSGIFQPFLALLLILTGAFQGANNTKFPMYLTAAGMWGIRTLLVYVLGIQLGWGLLGVWIAIGIDIAFRAVVLAIQFKRDKWISVKKDAVDECHPQTSKETMSGCVNNY